The Apium graveolens cultivar Ventura chromosome 10, ASM990537v1, whole genome shotgun sequence nucleotide sequence TGAGATACGATTGGAGTAATACCCCACACATCACTATTAATGACATCAAAGCACTTTTCTGCACGACGGCCATGAGAAGGAAAAGGCAGTGACTTGCTTTTACCTAATTTACAAGCTGAACAATCAAAGGAAGGATGCGAGGAAAGATTATTTTTATTGCCCAACAATCCAGAATTTATTATATGAGAGAGAACAACATTATTGGGATGGCCTAAACGCTTATGCCATACTTCACTCTTGTGGTTTACATCAATACTAGCCAAGGAAACAACATTAGGAATAGGAAGATTCAAAGGAAATAAACGTCCAACTTTAGGCCCCTTCGCTAGTATCCTCCCCGATACCTGATCCTGCATAACACAACCATCATGGGAAGATCGAACATTACAGTTATTATCAACCAATTGTCCTACTGATATAAGATTGGCAGATAGCTCAGAAAACACAAGAACATCTTTAATTGAAGAGTTAATATCCCCAATAGCATGAATGGGCAACTTACTACCGTTAGCAACCTGAATGTCCCCTTCATATTTTTGAACATTGCTAAGGGTGCTACATGAATTTGTCATGTGATTTTATGCGCCAGAATCAACAAGCCATGTTAAAGAGGGAAAAGTGCGTTTACCTTGAAACCCTAATGTTGAAAAAGTTGTAATGATCATTTCTTGAACCATTTCTGGAGTAACTTTTGGTTTACAGTCTGTTGCAGCAGCCTGATTAGCAGTAGCAACGTGCTTAACTTGGCGACGCGGAGGTCTGATCGGACATTCCTTGATAATATGCTCTGGCTTCTTACAGTATGTGCAAGATTTCTTTGCACAATCAGCAACGATATGTCCATATTCCTTGCAGCTATAACATTGAATTTGTCTCATGTCTCTTCCTATGTTTTTTTATAATTTGTAGCACAAGCTACAACAGTCTCATGGATTTTATATCGCTAAAATATAGCTTGTGTGGCAAGACGTTGCTCTTTTCATAATAATTCTCCAAAACAAACATCCAAGGAAGGAGGAGGATTACAATTCATCATATTTGAGCGGGCTGCCTCATACTCCGGACGCAATTTCATCAAAAACTGATCGCGTTTACTCTGTTCATGAACTTTTTGAACAGCAACCAACGATTCCTTCGGTACTTCAGCATAGATTATGTCAACATATTCTGCCCATAAGTTTTGAAATCCAGAAAAAAAAAATCTGAATAGAAAGATCACCTTGAGAATACTTGGCGATCTTATATTCCAACTGAAAATGTTTGGCTTAATTGTCCTGATTATAAACCTTCTTTAAATACTCCCACATTTCTTTAGATGTCTTATATGGCCTCAAATTGGGAACGAGCGTTTGATCAACTGAACTCAAAATTCAAGTCATGACTCTAGCATCTTTTACCTGCCATTTCGCCAAACTAGCAGCTTCAGTGGGAGCTGCATCGCTACCATCAACATGGCCCCAAAGCTCCTTTCCGTGACAAATAACCGAAACTGAAACTCCCAAGTAGAGTAATTCGAGTAATTCTTACCTATAAAACGTACACAAAGATTCTCAAAGTTGCTATTCGACATGATATCCAAAAAAACAAACCTAGAAAAATCCCCAAGGCCGAGATTTAGACTACAAAAATAATCTTAAAGTTCATAATTCTAGCTCGAATACCATGACAATTTGGATTGAATTGTCCTCCATCTGAGAGTTCCTTTCATTATATAGAAATATCATATACATACAAGAGGTGTACAAGGCTGAATATCAGCGATTACAATCACTAATATCTAGGCTGATTTCTAGTAATCAGGAGATATAATCATAGATACTAATATCTTAAAGTTCATAATTCTAGCTCGAATACCATGACAATTTGGATTGAATTGTCCTCCATCTGATAGTTCCTTTCATTATATAGAAATATCATATACATACAAGAGGTGTACAAGGCTGAATATCAGCGATTACAATCACTAATATCTAGGCTGATTTCTAGTAATCAGGAGATATAATCATATATACAACTATGCTATTAATGATTATATATTTACAGGAGTGCATGATATATGCCATGATATTTGCTGTTATGATTTAAGCCTTAACATTATCAACTAATTCATAAGAGTATTTGAAACTTAAACAAGCTCATGTGTTCAAGTCCACAAGTAGTTTCAATACAAAATAATTAAGCAGGATACCTTAATTGCATGCAAGTTAATAGTGAATACTTAATGAGCACATGATTCTACTGGAGTTTGGACTCTGATAAAAAAATTTACCAGAGTCGCAATCTACAAAAGTGATCACAACCTACAGAAGTGAATACTTGGCAAAAAAAAAACTACATAAGTGAACTCAACAACTCAACAGGAAAAGGTTGTCATGGAGGACTAAAGACTAAACACTTGCAAGAGTAAACAAAAAACATGATTGCTATAAAACTTCCTAGCAACAGTTGCAGAATATAATAAACTACTTGCTACCGGCCTCATCCATCTTTCCAATGATCAAGTATATGTCACTGCTATAGTTTAAATCTCTAGGATAAAAAATCATCTCTACAAGAGACATGGTCACAAATTGGCAAGAGTATTAGTAAAGAACATTATCCTTATTCCCTTGTTTAAATAATCCAACAACCACAAGCAAGCGGAAAATATCTTGACTTGGTGCAGACAGATTGTGCCATGTGATTAATAAGTTCTAGACCTATACACCTGATTACTCTCTGAAATAAATGATATGCAATAATAGTAAACAAGATAAAAACTCAATAGTCAATAAAGCTAGTTAATGTCTTTTCTATATCATCCGGGTCCTTCTATGCCACAGCCAACACATGAAATCTTGCAGCAAACTATGACAAAAACAATTTACACTAGGAAAAGGAAATGTAAACTTCTCTTATTGCGATAGACAGAGCAAGGAAGCCAGTACTTCATCTGAAATTTAAGAGGGCATAATTTTCGTATAAAGGTGAGCAACGCAAAAGATGTTAACGACTTTCCCTTTAccctaaaataaaaaaaaaatccaaaGTGCAAGAGATATACATGTGATCTTTGTACGAGAACACCGAGGACacatttatattaattaatatggaTGTAAACCATACAACATGAACTAGTATCTTAGATTCGATTGTGCAACTTAAGATTAACAAATATTTTATTTAGGAAACCTAGATGAACCGTCTCATGCTCTATGACAAGGTGCAGAGATGATAGTTCCCTAAAAGGAAAACATACTAGATAAGCCTCTGCAATGTAATATAAAACCTAAAAAACTAAACAAGAAACCGTACAAAATCAGTGTTAGGCACCATAAAAACCGTGACGGACAAGAAAAGAAGTCTTAACTACAGTTGTAAACCACTAAACCCAGCTGAACAGTCAATAAGTACAGATCATATTACACATGCTTAAGTTTATTGATATTGCTAACCAAATTTATGCTTCATAATACATACTGTGTTCAGCAGACAAGTGTTAATGTCTCAGACCCAGTCAAAGCGACTATAAGATTACTGAGTTATACTAAAAGATAACAAGATAATAAATGCCAGAGAAACACTCAACTATAGAGCACCAAAATGATTAAACATATTTTACCCTATATTTTGTCATGTGACAGCTTCTGCAACTGGTTAGCCTCAGTGAATTGAAAGAGACTCTCAGTGTAAAGATGTGTATGGATCCTATTCGGAATCCCATCAATCCTAATATTCTTTACAGTCTTCTTTTCAAGGTCATACCACAAAAGTTTTTTGCAGTCCACCTCTAAAAGTACATCCTTGCTGCTGTTCGATAAAGCAACAGGTCTAATAAACTTAAAAGTTCCAAATGCTCCAGGTTGCTCCACAGTGAATGCTTTATACCAAGCATTTCCCTCCCCATGAGTATTCTTCAGCCAAACATCTGTATGAGACTCGCTGTAATTATCAGTGATACAAAGGGATTCTCCAACACAATCCAGGTAAACATCGGTCTTATGAACATCAGGAAAAGGGTCCTCCTTAAATTGCTCAAGCCCGAGATCAACACCAAAAACAATATCAAAACGATTTCTAGGATACTTTTTCGCAATCCAATGTAGAGCTCCACCTACAAACGTCCCCCGTTTATATATAATTCTGAAATCTCTCCCGATATCCTGAATTCGTTTCCACGTATTACTTTTCAAGCTATACACTATAACCACTGTACATTCCTCACTGTCCCCAATCTTAACAACCTTATAATCATCATTAACCCGATCATAACCAAACCCACACAACGGATACTCAACCCCCTTAAACTCCTCATCCAACATACTCGGTACCAACGGTAACGTCCTATACTTCCTCGTCGCCGGATTACACAACACAAACAAATCCTTATAACCCATACAAAAGCAAACTAATCCATTAGCAACACCGACAAATTCCCCACACGTGACGTAAACTCTCAACACCAGTCAATAAAAGCTTCCCATACCCACTAATTAGAACACCGGCATTATGATTACACTCATTAGTCCTCTTAAAATGTCTTCTAACAAACGCATTGCTGTCGATAATTGAACACCATTCTTTCGACACAAAGAAGATACTTAACAGGTACGCGAcacaatatttcatcaattaatTCATTGGGTAACGACATTTCAAGAAATCTAATTAGGGTTTGTAAACGACAAACAATACATACAACGTTATGTGTGTATAAAAATGTAGAACATAGACTAAAATCTCAAGCACTTATCTTTGAAGTATCAACGCGCTCAAATCTTCTTCGATTACTTCAATTGGTGCCCTAATTGATATCAGTGTGTAAATAAATTTCCGTTTCGGGTTGGATCCGAAACTATTTTGTACTTTGCGTATCTCATTATGTGATGCTCCCTCAGTCCCAACATGTGTTTCCCATTTTGATTTTTGGTACTGTTGATGGTAAGCGATTAACTAGTAATTTGATTTTATTGGATTTGTATTTAGGAGTATTTTAATATaatcaaatttttatatttaacaCTAATACGAAATttaagatattaacaatcaaaaatgggtattgacaaacgtgtccaacacaaataggAAATGTTTTTAGAGACGGAGGGAGTAcgaaaataatattttttcacTCGTAAATGAACCACTGCTCATCCCCTTAAATTTAAAAGAAGTCTTTCAATATTTTTTGAACAAATATAACTTATACGGTTATACCCAAATGAATATCTAACCTCGTAAATTTTCGGGATGAGCACCACGACCTAGTACAACAGAAAATAAATTCTTAATCACTTGAGATATTCAACTCTGTCCAAAGAGGTTTTTCTACTTAATTGATTGTTTCATTAATTGTTACAACATATTTAATTTTTGAAACTTGATTAAATTCTCCATATTTCTTTAATGCCCCATTTGAATACATTGATTTCATTTCAAATCCTGAATTTGATCAAATCACGTGTTTGACAAGTACCCGGGATTTGGAATTTGTTCAAATCGAACACAACTAAAGAACAAGTTTAAAaattagaatttgaaatattagCAAAATACATGTCATTTAAAATGAAAATTTTCCTGAATTTTTTTTACGATTTTTTTTTCCAGATAAATTTCCTAGAATTCAATTTCAGAAATTTTTCCCCAAGAAATTTTTCTCGGGAATATTTTTGTCGGATTTTTTTTTCCGGAAACACtttttttgggaaatttttcCCCGATAAACCTTtctttgaattttttttttctcgGGAATTTTTGATAAACTTTTCACACATTTTTAGGATTTTTTTTTCTTGATACCGTTTCTCGAAAATATTTTTCGTTGAGAACCTTTTTCTCgagaaatattttttttaaaaaaattctccGTGATTTTTTTTCCTGATGAAATTCTTTATCGGTAGAATTTTCCAAAACTTTTTCCGGATACAAACTTACTTCGATTCTCCaaaagagaaaataaaaaaaaacaaattttaGAAAAATCCTAAAAAAAAAGTTTTGAAATTCAATTTCTTGAATTTTCAAACAAAATTTTTGGAACTGAAATTCTGGATTTCAAATTCTAAAATTGAAATTCCAAATTTGAAATGAAATCAATGTTTTCAAACACTTTCTAAGGGAATTTGTCAAACAATAttcatatttttaaatttattttaaaaaatacgGTAAAAATTGCATATTAGTTTGTGGCGGATATAGCTCGAACTTGCGTATAAGGTTACAAATATTGCATTGCATGTTTCATATAAGGTTGCACcgtattttttcaaaaaatttgcAATTTGGATATTTTTTAGAAAAACCTTTTTCTTAAACTAATATGTTCATATTACAAATTAAGTATTATTTTAATGTATTTGATTAATGGCTACGTCATTTTATCGATTAGCAATTTCTACAACATCGCGGATCTGGCAGCTCCAATGATATTAACTAAAATGGTTggttaaaataatataaaataattattatataaaatcTGTTGAACTTGTAAGGTGATGTGCTTCGACGGGGGTTGGTTATAATGATATATTTGTGTTTACAACTTAGTTACGGTCTTGACAGGTTCAACAAATTTAGCGATCTCACTAGATTGACTATAATTTTAGCTAATGGTTTTGTATGATTGGAGTTAtcaaaattatataaattatgtATAACATGtgtcaaataaaatatttttgtaaagGCCTTCTATATTGGAGATGCTCTTGTATACTTACCGTAGTAAAATGGATATCTTTTGAAGAATTCTTAGAGCTAAACATTGTAAACACTTGCTGGCAAGTATTATAACACTTAGAATGGATAATAGTACTATCTAAAACAATAAGTGTCTCTCATTTTCAACATAAATTGTTACAATATTGAAAATAATACAACTAAAAGAATAGTTCTTAGGTACAAATGTGATGATGTTTTCGCATGAACCCAGATGTATTGTTATAAATTTCATGTATAAGAGTTCTTATCAAAACTGCAAATGATGTCTCTTCACGTCATACTGCAATGTCTTATAATAGTTTTTCACAAACAATGTTTTTATAGCTAAGAACAATGAAAAATACTTATACATATTCACATCGACGGAAAAAGTATAATTTTACACTATTAAGAGCATTTGCAACGGTCAACTATATTAATTGATTCAGCTGCTTCTTGAATGGTTCCCATACATATTTTTAATGCACCGTTATTAAATTGATGGCATCAATTTATACTGTACCATTGATTCAGTAAGGGGAACTTTGATTTTCAACGGACTGCTCAACATCCGGCAATTCTGCGTGACCCAACTGTATTCACTTTTTGAACACTACAACAACTATATTTTCTTTATCAATGATGAACAACGGTCATTAATCAATTCAAGTAACAGTCAGATTTTGGCTTATAAATAGCAATTTTTTTGTGTTCATTTTCACACAAATTTTTTACAACATCCACGTCCCTATTTTCTCAACCTCTTTTTTTCTTTCAAATATTTATATAGATAATGGGTACTAATTGGCTCCCTTCCGAAGAATTACAATTATGTGTTTCGTGGGCTCGACAATCTGTGTATCCGATCACCGGTCGATACTCAAACAAGAATAACTTATGGGGGCAAATTCATGAGGTTTATGCAAAAAAATGGTGTGATACTCCTGAGAATTCTTATGCCGAAACTTGTTCAAAAGTTGCTCTTGACTCACATTGGACACCATTGAGGAGAGCACTAAAAAAATGGCACTGTACCAAGAATCAAGCTAGTAGACATAGTGCAATCGGAACCAATTTGGTGGATGATGtatgatttttttattttttattttagtatattatatattatttatgtgATAATCTAATATGCAATTTGTCATTTTATTTAGATAACTCAAGCTCAAGGATTGTATTTCAAGGACATGAACAAGACATTTGACAAATGAGAATGTTATGAAGCAGTTGCAGCACATCCTCAATTTGTAGCCGTTCCCACCACTTCTCCTCCATTTCAAAAAAACTTTCCAACACAAATGGAATCACCAATTAATTTGAGTAGTGATGATTGTGTTGATGAAGAAGGTTTCACGACTCCGGGGTCTAATCGAGAAACAGAAGGTCCTTCTAATCTGGTTAGGCCGATGGGAGTCAAGGCGTCCAAGCAAGCAATAAAGAAAGGAAAATAAGCTATGACAAAAAAATGAGATGTCTATAGCTATTTTTAATAGTATGCAATGTAACCAAAAATAACTTGTGGAGGTCAACATCAAAAGAGATGAGGAAACCCTTAAAATATCAAGGGAGATGCTAGAACTTGAGAAATAAAAGGAAGCAGGACATGCATGACTTGATGCtctagaagaacaaaaagaagcaagattgGCAAAATGAATGGCTATTGAAGAATTAAGGGAGAAAACAAAGATCATCACAATGGATACTAGCCAAATGACTCATAATTCGAAGAAGTGGTTTAACAGAAAGAAGGTTGAGATCATGGAACAAGAGAATGAGACTACTAGTGATGGTGCTTATGTTCCTCGCTTTGACGATGATTATTATGATTAGATTTAGTTAAGCTTTCTGTTTTTAATTCAACTATGTACTCTACTTTTTATTTCAACTATATGTTATGctttttaatttaattatgtaCTATGTTTTTTTAGATTCTAGTCGTACATTTCAAGAGATAATAATTTGATATCCATAACTATTCATTGGCTTCTATTGCCAATTATGCTCTATCAAATC carries:
- the LOC141691182 gene encoding F-box protein CPR1-like, translating into MGYKDLFVLCNPATRKYRTLPLVPSMLDEEFKGVEYPLCGFGYDRVNDDYKVVKIGDSEECTVVIVYSLKSNTWKRIQDIGRDFRIIYKRGTFVGGALHWIAKKYPRNRFDIVFGVDLGLEQFKEDPFPDVHKTDVYLDCVGESLCITDNYSESHTDVWLKNTHGEGNAWYKAFTVEQPGAFGTFKFIRPVALSNSSKDVLLEVDCKKLLWYDLEKKTVKNIRIDGIPNRIHTHLYTESLFQFTEANQLQKLSHDKI